The Algoriphagus sp. TR-M9 genome has a window encoding:
- the hemA gene encoding glutamyl-tRNA reductase → MQIKFRAISLSHKNAPVQIREIISLDEKDVHAILLKLKDFFNLTDALILSTCNRTEVYYTHEEDISTEIIKMIGLEKGIMDMDSHLDYFEVFHEDKPAIKHLFRVAMGLEAQVVGDIQISNQVKRAYQAAADLDMAGPFLHRLMHTIFFTNKRIVQETAFRDGAASLSYAAIELIEGLTSNTYQPRILLIGVGEIGADVAKNMVHLPDAQVKITNRTLAKAEEIAAPLGFEVVPFENCQEAMKEADVIVCSIQRSEPFITKELINQFDINSYKLLVDLSVPRSIETSVEDLPGVVLYNVDNIRSKASDTLEKRLASVPKVEQIIAESLEEFHGWKKEMMVSPTINKLKQSLEQIRQEEMARFMKNADEKEFAVIDKITKSMMQKILKVPVVQLRAACQRDQAEEMIEMISDLFNLDRIKSQK, encoded by the coding sequence ATGCAGATCAAATTCAGAGCAATCAGTTTATCCCATAAAAATGCCCCTGTACAAATCAGAGAAATAATTTCTCTAGATGAAAAGGACGTGCATGCTATTCTGTTGAAACTCAAGGATTTTTTCAACTTGACAGATGCACTAATCCTTTCTACTTGTAATAGGACAGAGGTATATTATACCCATGAGGAAGATATCAGTACGGAGATCATCAAAATGATCGGACTGGAAAAAGGAATCATGGATATGGATAGTCATCTTGATTATTTCGAGGTTTTCCATGAGGATAAGCCTGCAATCAAGCATCTTTTCCGGGTAGCCATGGGCTTGGAGGCCCAGGTTGTCGGCGATATACAGATTTCTAATCAGGTAAAGCGAGCCTATCAAGCTGCCGCAGACTTGGATATGGCTGGGCCATTCTTGCATAGACTTATGCACACGATCTTTTTCACCAATAAAAGGATCGTTCAAGAAACTGCCTTCAGAGATGGCGCCGCGTCACTTTCTTATGCAGCGATAGAATTGATAGAAGGACTGACCTCCAACACCTATCAACCTAGAATTTTGCTCATAGGGGTAGGTGAGATAGGTGCAGATGTAGCCAAAAACATGGTCCATCTCCCTGATGCCCAAGTAAAAATCACCAATAGAACCCTGGCAAAAGCAGAGGAGATAGCAGCTCCATTAGGCTTCGAAGTAGTTCCTTTTGAAAATTGTCAGGAGGCTATGAAAGAGGCCGATGTCATAGTATGCTCCATTCAGCGTTCTGAGCCTTTCATTACCAAGGAATTGATCAATCAGTTTGACATCAACAGCTATAAGTTGCTAGTGGACCTATCGGTACCGCGAAGTATAGAGACCAGTGTAGAGGATCTTCCTGGTGTAGTCTTATATAACGTGGACAATATTCGCAGCAAGGCATCTGACACCCTGGAAAAAAGACTGGCTTCAGTCCCGAAAGTAGAGCAAATCATAGCTGAAAGCCTGGAAGAATTTCATGGCTGGAAAAAAGAGATGATGGTCTCTCCTACTATCAACAAACTCAAGCAATCCCTCGAGCAGATCCGCCAGGAAGAAATGGCGAGATTTATGAAAAATGCTGATGAAAAAGAGTTTGCCGTAATCGATAAGATTACCAAAAGCATGATGCAAAAAATTCTCAAAGTACCAGTGGTGCAGCTACGTGCAGCGTGTCAGCGCGATCAGGCAGAAGAAATGATTGAGATGATATCTGACCTATTTAACCTTGATCGCATCAAGAGCCAAAAATAA
- a CDS encoding ComEA family DNA-binding protein, with translation MKTRFFYWMKTYLGFSRKETQGFVLLIPALLMLVLIPEVLGLISSARSRDFHIQYQTQLDSIQKAGFDLIGSPGPVFNPQDTVENKQTNQQSENLIRIPFSEADSVTLQIVPGVGPATASRIVKFRESLGGLHHKNQLYEVYGIKPETADGVWEFFDFSPQVFRKIQINEVEVGELAKHPYISYSEAKVLIAYRTQHGNYRSVDDLQEIKIFRSEWIAKISPYLDFQ, from the coding sequence ATGAAAACCAGATTTTTTTATTGGATGAAGACGTACCTGGGCTTTTCCAGAAAAGAAACCCAAGGTTTTGTGCTGCTAATTCCAGCCTTACTAATGCTGGTACTGATTCCAGAAGTCTTGGGACTGATTTCTAGTGCCCGATCACGCGATTTTCACATACAATACCAGACTCAACTTGACAGTATTCAGAAAGCAGGTTTTGACCTAATTGGTTCCCCGGGCCCTGTTTTTAATCCCCAAGATACTGTGGAAAATAAGCAGACTAACCAGCAGTCTGAGAACCTGATCCGAATTCCCTTCTCAGAAGCAGACTCTGTCACGCTTCAGATAGTGCCGGGCGTAGGTCCGGCAACTGCCAGCCGAATAGTCAAATTCAGAGAAAGCCTTGGTGGCTTGCATCATAAGAACCAGCTCTATGAAGTATATGGTATCAAACCTGAGACGGCTGATGGAGTGTGGGAGTTTTTTGATTTTTCTCCTCAGGTTTTCAGAAAGATTCAAATCAATGAGGTAGAAGTGGGCGAACTGGCGAAGCATCCCTATATCAGTTATTCTGAAGCTAAGGTTTTAATTGCTTACAGAACCCAACATGGGAATTATAGATCTGTGGATGATCTGCAGGAAATAAAAATTTTTAGGTCGGAATGGATTGCCAAAATCAGTCCTTATCTGGACTTTCAATAG
- a CDS encoding type I restriction enzyme HsdR N-terminal domain-containing protein has protein sequence MDSNLDQIQLPQLNLPHFEPQLLKKDGKLWIFDTLRKKQLVLTPEEWVRQHWINFLSIQLKFPKGLFALEKGLMYNQLLKRTDLVVWDKNGKPYLLIECKAPKVKLTQKTIEQACMYHKELKSPFLIISNGLQHICLSFDPKVEKFTQEKSFPEPPI, from the coding sequence ATGGATTCCAATCTGGATCAGATACAATTACCCCAGCTCAATTTACCGCATTTCGAACCTCAGCTTCTGAAGAAAGATGGCAAGCTATGGATCTTCGATACGCTTCGCAAAAAACAATTGGTCCTGACCCCTGAAGAGTGGGTGAGACAGCATTGGATCAATTTCCTCAGCATTCAGTTGAAATTTCCCAAAGGCCTATTTGCCCTCGAGAAAGGCCTGATGTACAATCAACTCCTGAAGCGTACCGATCTGGTGGTATGGGACAAAAATGGCAAACCCTATTTATTGATTGAATGTAAGGCGCCAAAGGTGAAACTGACCCAAAAGACCATAGAACAGGCTTGCATGTATCACAAGGAGTTGAAATCTCCCTTTTTGATCATCAGCAATGGCCTGCAGCATATCTGTCTCAGTTTTGATCCCAAAGTAGAAAAATTTACCCAGGAGAAATCATTTCCTGAACCGCCTATTTAG
- a CDS encoding Crp/Fnr family transcriptional regulator, with protein MSKIPSNHPCDLCSSRKLSMLADLTEEQACNISDNKNMISHRKGQMLYYEKAKPLGVFCVNSGVIKIFKTASNGKEQIIHLAKKGDLLGYSALLGEENYTNSAMVIENAKICFIPKETFLKALVSNGPFFKRLTKALSHEIGVMEEKLVDASQKSIRERLAYLLLQLANSYGLDGGDHQQIDLVLSREEIASLIGTATESVIRLLSEFKKDKLIELKGKKIVILDKKGLVKLSDFYA; from the coding sequence ATGTCAAAAATCCCATCAAATCACCCTTGCGATCTGTGCAGTAGCAGAAAACTCTCTATGCTGGCGGATCTTACTGAAGAGCAAGCTTGCAACATTTCTGACAACAAAAACATGATTTCGCATCGTAAGGGGCAGATGCTTTATTATGAGAAAGCAAAACCACTAGGTGTTTTCTGTGTGAATTCCGGGGTGATTAAAATTTTCAAAACTGCCTCTAACGGGAAGGAGCAAATTATCCATCTGGCCAAAAAAGGGGACTTGTTGGGTTACTCTGCACTGCTGGGAGAAGAGAATTATACGAACTCGGCCATGGTGATCGAAAACGCCAAGATCTGCTTTATCCCAAAGGAGACTTTCTTGAAAGCATTGGTCAGTAACGGGCCGTTTTTTAAAAGACTGACCAAAGCACTTTCTCATGAAATAGGGGTGATGGAAGAGAAACTGGTCGATGCTTCGCAAAAAAGCATCCGGGAGCGACTGGCTTACCTACTTTTGCAATTGGCTAATTCCTATGGCCTGGATGGAGGAGATCATCAGCAGATTGACTTGGTTCTCAGCCGGGAGGAAATTGCCAGCTTGATTGGTACGGCTACGGAATCTGTCATCCGCCTTCTTTCTGAGTTCAAAAAAGACAAACTCATTGAGTTAAAAGGGAAAAAGATTGTAATTCTCGATAAAAAGGGCCTGGTAAAGCTGTCAGATTTTTATGCTTAA
- a CDS encoding rhodanese-like domain-containing protein: MRQASKKIQLYLFFFLLLFIFENQVQAQSVAYKALLATLYDSEFPVLKPAELTDLSSYQVVDTREKEEFEVSHLQHAIWAGYDTFSMENVAELDKNQPVLVYCTVGARSQEIGKKLKEEGFKKVYNLYGGLIEWANEEKPIYHGDSLTNQVHTYSRSWGIWLTKGEKVY; this comes from the coding sequence ATGAGACAGGCCTCAAAAAAAATTCAACTTTACCTTTTTTTCTTTCTTCTACTTTTCATCTTTGAAAATCAGGTTCAGGCGCAATCTGTAGCCTACAAGGCGCTATTGGCCACCTTATATGATTCTGAATTTCCAGTTTTAAAACCTGCTGAACTCACAGACTTGAGTAGCTATCAAGTGGTGGATACCCGGGAAAAGGAAGAATTTGAAGTCAGTCATTTGCAGCATGCGATTTGGGCCGGCTACGATACTTTTTCTATGGAAAATGTAGCAGAGTTGGATAAGAATCAACCGGTTTTGGTTTATTGCACGGTAGGAGCCAGATCACAGGAAATCGGAAAAAAGTTAAAAGAGGAAGGTTTTAAAAAGGTTTACAACCTATACGGCGGCCTGATAGAATGGGCCAATGAGGAAAAGCCGATTTATCACGGAGACTCTCTGACCAATCAAGTTCACACCTATTCCCGTTCTTGGGGCATCTGGCTGACCAAGGGAGAAAAGGTTTATTAA
- a CDS encoding DUF547 domain-containing protein yields MKTIKTHILLFFSIILFSCQSSVPGMAGTTPPSHKSWNELLKANVSADGTVNYKGFIKQKAKLESYLKSLSENAPDRKTWSKDEQLAYWINAYNAFTVKLIVDNYPVESIKDLGPKLKIPLIKDVWHYKFFKIGGQESSLDEIEHSILRKEFEEPRIHFAINCASVSCPPLLNEAFEAATIESQLNKVAKSFINDSSRNKITPNSIQISSIFSWFKGDFTKNGSLIDFLNKYSKVKIKSDAKVSHLDYDWNLNE; encoded by the coding sequence ATGAAAACTATTAAAACCCATATTCTTCTCTTTTTTAGCATCATACTTTTTAGTTGCCAAAGTTCGGTTCCCGGAATGGCGGGCACCACTCCACCAAGCCATAAGTCTTGGAATGAATTGCTCAAAGCAAATGTAAGTGCCGATGGGACTGTGAATTACAAAGGATTCATCAAGCAAAAAGCGAAGTTGGAATCCTACTTGAAAAGTTTAAGCGAAAATGCTCCAGATAGAAAAACTTGGTCAAAAGACGAGCAGCTCGCTTATTGGATTAATGCGTATAACGCCTTTACGGTGAAATTAATCGTTGATAATTATCCTGTGGAAAGTATCAAGGACTTGGGTCCAAAATTGAAAATCCCATTGATCAAGGATGTTTGGCACTACAAGTTTTTCAAAATTGGCGGTCAGGAATCTAGCTTAGATGAGATTGAGCATTCCATTTTGAGAAAGGAATTTGAAGAGCCGAGAATCCATTTTGCGATCAATTGTGCTTCCGTTTCCTGCCCGCCTTTGTTGAATGAGGCTTTCGAAGCGGCTACTATTGAGTCACAATTGAATAAGGTTGCCAAGAGCTTTATCAATGACTCTTCCAGAAATAAAATCACTCCAAACTCAATTCAGATTTCTTCAATTTTCTCCTGGTTTAAAGGTGATTTTACGAAGAATGGAAGTCTAATTGACTTTTTGAATAAGTATAGCAAGGTTAAAATTAAGTCCGATGCTAAAGTGTCACATTTGGATTATGATTGGAATCTGAACGAATAG
- a CDS encoding NAD(P)/FAD-dependent oxidoreductase, which produces MSSNRHVVIIGNGIAGITCARQLRKLDDSVRITVISGESKYFFSRTALMYVFMGHMKFEHTQPYENWFWEKNRIELKEDWVKKVDFSVKNLLFQSGEYMSYDDLVIATGSKPNKFGWPGEDLQGVQGLYSKQDLELMEENTRDVQRAVIVGGGLIGIEMAEMLAYKKIPVTFLVREAGFWSNILPKEESELVGRHMREHHIDLRLNEELEEIISDPNARVKAIRTKSGEEIQCQFVGLTAGVTPNIDFLRNTELEVNRGVKVDFGFQTNIPNVYAIGDCAEFHEAPASDRKQVEQVWYTGRMHGETLGYILSGKKVTYKPGVWFNSAKFLDIEYQTYGTVPAKWDTENVKSFYWEHSGGEVAFRMLMDLEGKILGVNNFGFRLRHEFFDQAIKEKWDGSKVISKLDKANFDPEFFAPYYIEIQKAFKSQFGGDIKVSKKTFIQKLFGASV; this is translated from the coding sequence ATGAGTTCAAATCGCCATGTAGTCATTATCGGCAATGGAATAGCAGGAATTACCTGTGCTCGACAGCTGAGAAAACTCGATGATTCGGTCAGGATTACCGTGATTTCAGGAGAGTCAAAATATTTTTTTTCCAGAACTGCCCTGATGTATGTGTTCATGGGGCATATGAAATTTGAGCACACTCAGCCTTATGAGAATTGGTTTTGGGAGAAAAATAGGATCGAACTGAAAGAGGATTGGGTTAAAAAAGTTGACTTCTCTGTCAAAAATCTGCTTTTCCAATCGGGTGAATATATGAGTTACGATGATCTTGTGATTGCCACAGGATCCAAGCCTAATAAATTTGGTTGGCCGGGAGAAGATCTGCAAGGTGTACAAGGTTTGTATTCCAAGCAGGATTTGGAGCTGATGGAAGAGAATACCAGAGATGTGCAGCGAGCTGTGATCGTTGGTGGAGGATTAATTGGGATTGAGATGGCAGAGATGCTGGCTTATAAAAAAATACCTGTCACATTTTTAGTTAGAGAAGCTGGCTTTTGGAGTAATATACTTCCGAAAGAAGAGTCTGAGCTAGTTGGCCGACACATGCGCGAGCACCACATTGACTTAAGGCTAAATGAGGAATTGGAAGAAATCATCTCCGATCCAAATGCCCGAGTAAAAGCTATCCGAACCAAGTCGGGAGAAGAAATACAATGTCAATTTGTTGGGCTCACTGCCGGAGTAACTCCAAATATAGATTTTCTCAGAAATACAGAACTGGAAGTCAATCGTGGAGTGAAGGTAGATTTCGGTTTTCAGACAAATATTCCAAATGTGTATGCCATTGGGGACTGTGCGGAATTTCATGAGGCTCCAGCTTCCGACCGCAAACAAGTCGAGCAGGTGTGGTACACGGGCAGAATGCATGGCGAGACTTTGGGATACATTTTATCAGGTAAAAAAGTCACTTACAAACCTGGGGTTTGGTTTAATTCAGCCAAGTTCCTGGACATAGAATATCAGACTTACGGGACAGTTCCAGCTAAGTGGGATACCGAAAACGTCAAATCCTTTTACTGGGAGCATTCTGGTGGAGAAGTGGCTTTTCGCATGCTCATGGATCTGGAAGGAAAGATTCTTGGCGTGAATAATTTTGGTTTTCGCCTGAGACATGAGTTTTTTGATCAGGCCATCAAAGAAAAGTGGGATGGTTCCAAAGTGATTTCCAAACTGGACAAAGCCAACTTCGATCCCGAGTTTTTTGCGCCTTACTACATAGAAATTCAAAAGGCTTTCAAGAGTCAATTCGGAGGAGATATTAAAGTTTCCAAGAAGACATTTATCCAAAAACTATTCGGAGCAAGCGTATGA